One Eurosta solidaginis isolate ZX-2024a chromosome 1, ASM4086904v1, whole genome shotgun sequence genomic window, CTTAAGCCATTATGATaaatccatggcggaacgatacaaggtggcagcatgggacagctgattataacctttttttatttgatttgatgcaTCAACTTCCAACGTGgtacaattttgacatttgtccatcgaatttacaaaaacaaagtgcatggaatttgtatttatgtttgtaggtatgtcaccatgctgccaccttgtatcgttctgccatggATAAATCCTTCCGTTTTGAGGTCCatgaatgtgttttttttttcgaaaaattatcgtTACGGCTACGTCAAAGCCGATAGCTGCAATCTTTTCGATTTTTCCTATTATATGGCATCACCTTATGTATTGAACAATTAATTGTCATCCTTTCTTTGTGTTGTTTTCCAGTTGTACAAATCACATAGCAtagattttgtattttttaattttagttaattATTTAAGAACAATCTTTTAAGAAATTAGTTTTAAAGTACAAAGTAGAATATAAATGTTTAGGTAAAATGAATATATTACAATTTGTGTGGTCTCTAAAGGCGTTAACCATAGGTAAATAAAATTATTGCTGCCACACCCTGCCTGTTTTAAGCATTTGGTTTTGGACGTTGACTCAAGCTTAGCTTGTaatcattttcaatatttttttatttatataaatatagtttGGGCGCAGTACAACCAATTGGAACCAAACAAATGTATAATACCGAGAATTTTGCAGGGAAGTTGGTTTTCATGGGAGACTGGCTACCCCACACAGACAGTTATAGATGCGACGTCAATGTCACGCCGTGGTGTGTGTGTAACCATGTCTGGACACGGTGATGAGTATTCATTTGTATTTAAGGAACGTGCCGCGAACTGTTATCATTGTGTACGAACAGTGATAAGAACACTGAATGTCTTTGAAAAGGTTGAAGGTAGGAAAAAATACTGTACTTATTAAAACATTGTAGGTACTTAAAATCATAACGTTTGTATTATTTGCAGGATCCTGTGTTTCTATACCAACAGGTACGGAGCCAAGTGTTGAAAATGTTTGTAGAGGAATCAGGGACGATCAACAACTAGTAACATTATTTAATGAGAATTTTGTACCAATTAACTGCCGCTCATCACTGGAAGGTGTATGGCATTTTACATATCAGGTAATATTAGAATCGTATTAACATGCTATTGAATAACCGACATACAATCCTATAAAATGTGTATTTAAATCATATAGAATCGCTTCCGATTTACTGGTGTATGCAACAAACCCGATGCACGAATTCAGTCATGCCAAACTGCTGGAACGCAATTCTTgatacaaaatcaaaaatttaatgtTAGCTATCAACAATGTGAGGGTATGGAGGGTACATTTACGGGTATAGTTGAATACAGTTGCTTAGGCGATTGGTTTGTGGGTAAAAATCATTACTTTGCGGTGGCTAACACGAAAGAATCACGAAAAGATGAAAAATACCGTTGTTTCCTTAAGAATCGCGATGATGATTTGTATATTGGAGTTTCGATTACTGCTGAATGCAATACATTAAAAACCCCTGAAAATTCACCAGAGCGTCTTAAACTTACTCCCGTGAAAGCAGAATACGTTGAACCTGGTTGTACATTGCCACAAAATTTTTCGGGTGAATGGGTCAATACTGCAAATATAGATGCCGATGTATCTATTAGTGAAACTCACATCAATGAAACATACTATCCAGATAGAGCAcgttatcgaaaaactatctaTGTGTGTCGGGAACGACGGGATAATCGTATAATGATGGCTCGTCTTACGGTAGATGGTTGTCAGAAAGATTATGTCTGTTTTGATTTTCAACCACGCCATCATAACATCATACGTTACCGAAAGGGGTTAGCTGTTATAAAGGATGATTTCAGTACGGTTTGCTCTTGGGTACAGTTTAAAAATGCAGAGGCGTGGAAATATGACTTGTTTCTCGCAAAGAATCCAGTGCCAGTTCGTTGCCCAGTTgctggaaaattcaattttacacAACGTGGCGAACATCCGTTTAAAACAAGAATTTTAGGAGGTGTAACGCTAAGTCCTCGTCCAAATATACATTGCAAGCAAAATATATCGGATATATCAGTTTGTGATACGGATCAAAAGGAAATGGCTATTGACGAGAATTATTGTTTGTCAGTAGATCATTTGGGAAGACCGGTGGATATATACAGTATGTGTAGAATGATATATAATACTAAGAATTTTATCGAACTTATAtgcaatgtaaataaaaaattttaggtgACCCCGATTATCGCATGAAATGTATTGGTTTTTGGAAAGAAAATCTGAAGTCGTATCTTATAACGTATGATGATTTGGATCCTCTCTCCAAATATCGCTGCTGGGTATATCAACGTGCAGATTTGAATCGAGTTCTAATGTCACAAGGTTGTTATCGATagttataattatttaaaataataagtaatttatattttaatttaaaattatgcTTTACAGCGGTTGGTGCATTTTGTAAATTAAACCAAGATGTCACTTCATGGAATCATACAGAAGGCGCTGCAGTTGCCATTGATGCCATAGAATACGAGCGTGAACGTGATGATTGTCCAATGTACTTCGACGATGGTGCCTATCCGTGGAA contains:
- the udt gene encoding uncharacterized protein udt; this encodes MNILQFVWSLKALTIVWAQYNQLEPNKCIIPRILQGSWFSWETGYPTQTVIDATSMSRRGVCVTMSGHGDEYSFVFKERAANCYHCVRTVIRTLNVFEKVEGSCVSIPTGTEPSVENVCRGIRDDQQLVTLFNENFVPINCRSSLEGVWHFTYQNRFRFTGVCNKPDARIQSCQTAGTQFLIQNQKFNVSYQQCEGMEGTFTGIVEYSCLGDWFVGKNHYFAVANTKESRKDEKYRCFLKNRDDDLYIGVSITAECNTLKTPENSPERLKLTPVKAEYVEPGCTLPQNFSGEWVNTANIDADVSISETHINETYYPDRARYRKTIYVCRERRDNRIMMARLTVDGCQKDYVCFDFQPRHHNIIRYRKGLAVIKDDFSTVCSWVQFKNAEAWKYDLFLAKNPVPVRCPVAGKFNFTQRGEHPFKTRILGGVTLSPRPNIHCKQNISDISVCDTDQKEMAIDENYCLSVDHLGRPVDIYSDPDYRMKCIGFWKENLKSYLITYDDLDPLSKYRCWVYQRADLNRVLMSQAVGAFCKLNQDVTSWNHTEGAAVAIDAIEYERERDDCPMYFDDGAYPWKDSDASNIIFDWDFYKASASPLISYSNVALLSTIAFIMI